In Companilactobacillus allii, one genomic interval encodes:
- a CDS encoding MmcQ/YjbR family DNA-binding protein: MNTTITDNLLKNKKLNSKKAIIFGFKKMNDNLLIYQTDILNQQFQLIITLNANSELTTKLIEISDGNEYRLHLDPSATGSFVNSVRNEFLGVINEIVDNCFDTDIFKNSQTKQVIEYVNDTYDTELEFLWEKFPNYAALRRLDNKKWYGLLMIVNAKKIGLDIDGDVEVLDLRIDTDKMEQTIDNKTFFPGYHMNKKHWYAIYLNDGISNEELFQRINNSYILADK; encoded by the coding sequence TTGAATACAACGATCACAGATAATTTATTAAAGAACAAGAAACTCAATTCAAAAAAAGCTATTATTTTTGGTTTTAAAAAAATGAACGATAATCTATTGATCTATCAAACTGATATTTTGAATCAACAGTTTCAACTGATAATAACGCTAAATGCCAATAGTGAATTGACTACAAAATTGATTGAAATAAGTGACGGTAATGAATATCGTTTGCATCTTGACCCTTCTGCCACTGGAAGCTTTGTCAATTCAGTTAGAAATGAATTTTTAGGAGTTATCAATGAAATCGTCGATAATTGCTTTGATACAGATATTTTCAAAAATTCACAGACAAAACAAGTCATCGAATACGTCAATGACACCTATGATACAGAACTAGAATTCTTGTGGGAAAAGTTCCCAAATTACGCAGCTTTGAGGAGACTTGATAACAAAAAGTGGTATGGATTATTGATGATCGTTAACGCTAAGAAAATTGGTCTTGATATTGATGGCGACGTTGAAGTATTAGATTTGAGGATAGACACTGACAAAATGGAACAAACTATTGATAATAAAACATTTTTCCCCGGATACCATATGAATAAGAAACACTGGTATGCTATTTATTTAAATGACGGTATTTCAAACGAAGAGTTATTCCAAAGAATAAATAATAGTTACATTCTTGCAGATAAATAA
- a CDS encoding DUF1934 domain-containing protein produces MENNSVNVNVELNMETLQAGEITHTKIVEPGKFTKIGKSMYLRFDESLDNNDKASILVKVGDDGEIHLKRVAKSTNLASLLYFTHKKHNSGHLQTEYGVLPLGTFTNDSVVEVINKPLSGKINIDYDLIYDNNIVGNYKFRLIFSA; encoded by the coding sequence TTGGAAAATAACAGTGTGAATGTAAATGTAGAACTAAATATGGAAACTCTCCAAGCAGGAGAGATAACTCATACAAAGATTGTTGAACCTGGTAAGTTTACCAAGATCGGCAAATCAATGTATTTGAGATTTGATGAGAGTCTAGATAATAATGATAAGGCGTCTATTCTTGTCAAAGTGGGCGACGATGGTGAGATCCACTTAAAACGTGTCGCAAAATCAACTAATCTTGCATCACTATTATATTTTACCCATAAAAAACATAATAGTGGGCATTTACAGACAGAATATGGTGTTTTACCTTTGGGGACCTTTACCAATGATTCTGTAGTAGAAGTCATAAATAAGCCCTTGTCTGGGAAAATAAACATTGATTATGACTTGATTTATGATAATAATATAGTAGGTAATTACAAGTTTCGATTGATTTTTAGTGCTTGA
- the rpoE gene encoding DNA-directed RNA polymerase subunit delta: protein MEFEKLKNQNKDELSLIEVAYEILDTSNKEAMNFSNIVNKIQDYLGRSDADVKDSLPQFYTDLNNDGSFLSLGENVWGLRKWYPFDSVDEEVNHPEDNGTENTHKAAQKVNAFMSDDAEDDDVVDYDDADLNVTDMDDDDDESDESSSNGPDLSKFTNSDLSVDDDSDDEQDTGLDDGIEGQLSEFDADDDDEDSDIDLSDEDDDDDSDEDDDI from the coding sequence TTGGAATTTGAAAAACTCAAGAACCAAAACAAAGATGAGCTATCTCTAATCGAGGTTGCTTATGAAATTCTTGATACAAGTAATAAAGAGGCAATGAACTTTTCTAATATTGTCAATAAGATTCAAGACTACTTAGGTAGATCTGATGCTGATGTTAAGGATTCACTGCCTCAATTTTATACAGACTTAAATAACGACGGTAGTTTTCTTTCACTAGGTGAAAACGTTTGGGGATTGCGTAAATGGTATCCATTTGATTCTGTTGATGAGGAAGTTAATCACCCAGAAGATAACGGAACTGAAAATACCCATAAAGCTGCTCAAAAGGTTAATGCCTTTATGAGTGACGATGCTGAAGACGATGATGTTGTCGATTATGATGATGCTGATTTGAACGTTACAGATATGGATGATGACGATGATGAAAGTGATGAATCATCAAGCAATGGTCCAGATCTTTCTAAGTTCACAAACTCTGATCTTTCAGTAGATGATGATAGTGATGATGAACAAGATACCGGCTTAGATGACGGTATTGAGGGACAACTATCAGAGTTTGATGCAGATGATGACGATGAAGATAGTGACATCGACCTTAGTGATGAAGATGATGATGACGACTCAGACGAAGACGACGATATTTAA
- a CDS encoding glycerol-3-phosphate dehydrogenase/oxidase, with protein MKEFSEQTRLDNLRSMQNEELDLLVIGGGITGSGITLDAQTRGIKTGLVEMRDFASGTSSRSTKLVHGGLRYLKQAAINEVHEVGSERAIVYNNAPQITTPLKMMLPFYNGGTFGPFSTAIGLDVYDRLAQVKSSERKYMLDPQHTTDREPFIKSENLKGSGVYVEYRTDDARLTLEVVKKASELGALIANYTKVTDLLYDENQKVCGVIFEDQISGTTGEIHAKKVVNSCGPWVDEIRDMDGSNTGKHLHLTKGVHLVIDHENFPISNSIYFDTPFHDGRMMFAIPRENKTYIGTTDTTWNSDPKEPNITVEDVTYILAAANQMFDLPEQLTPDDVESGWSGVRPLIQEEGKSPSEISRKDEIFHSKSGLLSIAGGKLTGYRKMAEKIVNEVAFELSTETDYEYQSQQTKNLTLSGGEVGGDEGWDLYLEEMTELGIVTYKLERDDAQKLVQRFGSNVTDVYELIPDDDFKDNLPRVDWAMLQYGLKAEMVEHPIDYLLRRSSQMLFDINHMKDVEDPVIDYMSDYYGWDEATKKSMTDEVNEKLKLTDLSEIKKAYHEHIAKEV; from the coding sequence ATGAAAGAATTCTCAGAACAAACTCGACTGGATAACTTACGATCCATGCAAAATGAAGAATTAGACCTGTTGGTTATCGGTGGTGGCATCACAGGATCTGGTATTACACTTGATGCACAAACTCGTGGCATCAAAACAGGACTAGTTGAAATGCGAGACTTTGCATCTGGAACATCAAGTCGATCAACCAAATTGGTCCACGGTGGACTACGTTATTTAAAACAAGCAGCTATTAATGAGGTCCATGAGGTTGGTAGTGAACGTGCCATCGTCTATAACAATGCACCTCAAATCACGACGCCCTTAAAAATGATGCTACCATTTTATAACGGTGGAACTTTTGGTCCTTTTTCTACAGCCATTGGTTTGGATGTCTACGATAGATTAGCTCAGGTTAAATCTTCAGAGCGCAAATATATGCTCGATCCACAACACACTACTGATCGTGAACCTTTTATAAAAAGTGAGAATCTCAAAGGATCTGGAGTTTATGTGGAGTATCGTACTGATGATGCCAGATTGACACTTGAAGTAGTCAAAAAAGCCAGTGAATTAGGCGCTTTGATTGCCAATTATACAAAAGTTACTGACCTATTGTATGATGAAAATCAAAAAGTTTGTGGAGTTATTTTTGAAGACCAAATAAGTGGTACAACTGGAGAAATCCATGCAAAGAAAGTAGTGAATTCCTGTGGACCTTGGGTAGATGAAATAAGAGATATGGACGGATCTAACACAGGTAAGCATCTTCACTTAACAAAGGGTGTTCACCTAGTCATCGATCACGAAAACTTCCCTATTTCCAATTCAATTTACTTTGACACTCCATTTCATGACGGTAGGATGATGTTTGCAATTCCTCGTGAAAACAAGACCTATATTGGAACAACTGACACGACTTGGAATAGTGATCCAAAAGAACCAAATATCACAGTAGAAGATGTAACCTATATTTTGGCAGCCGCTAATCAAATGTTTGATCTACCAGAACAATTGACTCCAGATGACGTTGAATCCGGTTGGTCAGGAGTTCGTCCATTAATCCAAGAAGAAGGTAAATCACCTTCTGAAATTTCAAGAAAAGATGAAATTTTCCATTCAAAATCCGGGCTACTTTCAATTGCCGGTGGTAAATTAACTGGTTATCGTAAAATGGCCGAAAAAATCGTCAATGAGGTTGCTTTTGAATTATCCACTGAAACCGACTACGAATATCAATCACAACAAACAAAGAACCTGACTCTTTCTGGTGGTGAAGTTGGTGGTGATGAAGGTTGGGATTTATATCTTGAGGAAATGACCGAACTTGGAATCGTAACGTATAAACTTGAACGTGACGATGCTCAAAAACTTGTTCAACGCTTCGGATCAAATGTCACTGACGTTTACGAATTGATTCCTGACGATGATTTCAAAGATAATCTTCCAAGAGTAGATTGGGCAATGTTACAATATGGACTAAAAGCCGAGATGGTTGAACACCCAATTGACTATCTACTTCGCCGTAGTAGTCAAATGTTGTTTGATATCAATCATATGAAAGATGTTGAAGATCCTGTAATTGATTATATGAGTGATTATTATGGCTGGGATGAAGCTACTAAAAAGTCAATGACTGATGAGGTCAACGAGAAACTTAAATTGACCGACTTAAGTGAAATAAAGAAAGCCTATCACGAACATATCGCCAAAGAAGTTTAG
- a CDS encoding HD domain-containing protein yields the protein MTYKLEMLPREKVFRDPIHNYIHVQHRVILDLINTKEFQRLRRIKQLGTASFTFQGAEQSRFTHCMGVYEITRQICDNFKRNYPTKNPGDGLWNDDERIVALCAALLHDVGHGPYSHTFEHIFNTDHEQWTQRIITSKETEINQVLRQVSDDFPEKVASVIAHTYDNPQVVQMISSQIDADRMDYLLRDAYFTGTKYGMFDLTRILRVMRPYKNGIAFDYDGMHAVEDYVLSRFQMYQQVYFHPVSRGMEVVLTKLLQRAKDLYEHNHMNDFEMPSLLIPFFENNVGIDDYLSLDDGILNTYFTLWQNYPDEILKDLSYRFLSRKPLKSAEYDQETEKILPKLADIVESAGFAKEYYTSTNTSYDLPYDVYSPNSNKNRTQIEIMRDDGSLIELSTISGLVNALTGKISGDERFYFPKSMLVEHPDDIFSNTYEQFQEHIFNDEII from the coding sequence ATGACTTACAAATTAGAGATGTTACCAAGAGAAAAAGTTTTCCGAGATCCAATCCACAATTACATACATGTTCAACATCGTGTTATTTTGGATTTGATCAATACCAAAGAATTCCAAAGATTGCGCCGTATTAAACAACTAGGTACTGCTTCATTCACTTTCCAAGGAGCAGAACAATCAAGATTCACACACTGCATGGGTGTCTATGAAATAACTCGCCAAATTTGTGATAACTTCAAACGTAACTATCCGACTAAAAATCCTGGTGATGGTTTGTGGAATGATGATGAAAGGATCGTAGCTTTATGTGCTGCCCTACTTCATGACGTTGGTCATGGACCTTATTCACACACCTTTGAACATATCTTCAATACTGATCACGAGCAATGGACTCAAAGAATTATTACTTCTAAAGAAACTGAGATCAATCAAGTTTTACGTCAAGTTTCTGATGACTTCCCAGAAAAAGTCGCCAGTGTTATCGCTCATACTTATGATAATCCTCAGGTAGTTCAGATGATTTCTAGCCAAATCGACGCTGATCGGATGGATTATCTACTACGTGATGCATATTTCACCGGCACAAAATATGGAATGTTTGATTTAACAAGGATTCTTCGTGTTATGCGTCCTTATAAAAATGGGATTGCCTTTGATTATGATGGGATGCATGCCGTTGAAGATTACGTACTAAGCCGTTTCCAAATGTACCAGCAAGTTTATTTTCACCCAGTATCACGTGGTATGGAAGTAGTCTTAACCAAGCTATTGCAACGTGCAAAGGACTTGTATGAGCACAATCATATGAATGACTTTGAAATGCCAAGTTTGTTGATCCCATTCTTCGAAAATAACGTCGGCATTGACGATTATCTATCCCTAGATGATGGTATATTGAATACCTACTTCACCTTATGGCAAAATTACCCAGACGAGATTTTGAAAGATCTCTCTTATAGATTCTTGAGTCGCAAACCTTTGAAGTCAGCTGAATACGATCAAGAAACCGAGAAGATACTTCCAAAATTGGCTGATATAGTTGAAAGTGCTGGATTTGCTAAAGAGTACTACACTTCCACAAACACAAGCTATGACCTACCCTATGATGTTTATAGCCCAAATAGTAACAAAAATCGCACCCAAATCGAGATCATGCGTGATGATGGATCATTGATAGAATTATCGACCATCAGTGGTTTGGTAAATGCCCTAACCGGTAAGATCTCTGGCGATGAAAGATTCTACTTCCCAAAGTCAATGCTAGTTGAGCATCCAGATGATATTTTTAGTAACACTTATGAGCAATTCCAAGAGCACATCTTTAACGATGAAATAATCTAA
- a CDS encoding lipoate--protein ligase family protein: MNNTILLYNQEITKDEDMLKPFADTGAILKFTSENSIPVAHFWTTPPTVILGLQDQRLKNIAGGMKRLEEKRYLYYVRNSGGLGVVTDEGILNFTLFLPNKNNITIDQAYEQMHQIMQKTFSDKIKTGEIVHSYCPGTYDLSIDGKKIAGISQRRSGNAVAIMAYISVTGNQKKRSQLMKDFYEISNYPLHKKITYPNIDIHCMTNLDEILNHPLTINQAKEQIIETLKLSGYQLNQNEFNIIRESLPYKDAYKQTMDDLIYKNQKLLSEEK, translated from the coding sequence ATGAACAATACAATACTATTATACAATCAAGAAATCACTAAAGATGAAGATATGCTCAAACCCTTCGCAGATACTGGGGCAATTCTCAAATTCACCTCAGAAAATTCTATCCCAGTGGCACATTTCTGGACAACGCCACCGACAGTTATCCTTGGTCTACAAGACCAAAGACTTAAAAACATCGCTGGTGGAATGAAACGACTAGAGGAAAAAAGATACCTCTACTACGTTAGAAATTCCGGTGGACTCGGTGTTGTCACTGATGAAGGAATTTTGAACTTCACTTTATTTTTACCAAATAAAAATAATATCACAATTGACCAAGCGTATGAACAGATGCATCAAATTATGCAAAAAACTTTTTCAGATAAAATAAAAACTGGTGAAATAGTTCATTCATATTGTCCTGGCACATATGACTTAAGTATCGATGGTAAAAAGATTGCTGGTATATCGCAAAGGCGCTCAGGTAATGCTGTTGCTATTATGGCCTATATCAGTGTAACAGGCAATCAAAAAAAACGCTCGCAATTAATGAAAGATTTTTACGAAATAAGTAATTATCCGCTACATAAGAAAATAACTTACCCTAATATTGATATTCACTGTATGACAAATCTAGATGAAATCTTAAATCATCCACTTACGATCAACCAGGCCAAAGAACAAATCATAGAAACGTTGAAACTTTCTGGTTATCAGCTAAATCAAAATGAATTCAATATTATTAGAGAATCGCTGCCCTATAAAGATGCCTATAAACAAACTATGGATGATTTAATCTATAAAAATCAAAAGCTATTGTCGGAGGAGAAATAA
- a CDS encoding CTP synthase: protein MTKYIFITGGVVSSLGKGIVAASLGRLLKNRGLKVTMQKFDPYINVDPGTMSPYQHGEVYVTNDGTETDLDLGHYERFIDNDLNKYSNVTTGKIYSEVIRRERRGDYNGATVQVIPHITDMIKQKIMRAATTTDSDVIITEVGGTVGDIESLPYLEALRQMKSEVGSENVVYIHTSLVPYLKAAGEMKTKPTQHSVKELRGIGIQPNILVVRTEKPMPQNMKDKIASFCDVDSEAVIESRDASSLYDIPLNLQAQSFDDIVCRYLHLDTPEADMTDWNKLVDRVHNLKHKTKITLVGKYTKLQDAYISVTEALRSAGYVYNTDIELKKISADLITEDNVEEMLGDADGILVPGGFGSRGLEGMITTIKYARENDVPYFGICLGMQMASIEFARNVAGIKDATTGEVDSDGANKVIDIMADKKDVEDRGGTLRLGAYPCKLKPGSKTAAAYDDQSVIQERHRHRYEFNNAYRKQFEDLGLVFSGVSPDNHLVEIIELPSNKFHIAAQYHPEFLSRPTKPEGLFKSFIGAASGLDEENM, encoded by the coding sequence ATGACTAAGTATATTTTTATTACAGGTGGAGTTGTTTCATCTCTTGGTAAGGGTATTGTTGCGGCATCCCTTGGTAGATTACTAAAGAACCGTGGGCTAAAGGTAACAATGCAAAAATTTGACCCTTATATTAATGTGGATCCAGGAACTATGAGTCCATATCAACACGGTGAGGTGTATGTTACTAACGATGGTACAGAAACTGACCTTGACTTGGGACACTATGAAAGATTTATTGATAACGATTTGAACAAGTATTCAAACGTTACAACAGGTAAGATTTACTCTGAAGTAATTCGTCGCGAACGTCGTGGAGATTACAATGGAGCTACAGTACAAGTTATTCCACATATTACAGATATGATTAAGCAAAAAATAATGCGCGCTGCTACAACAACTGATTCTGATGTTATCATTACAGAAGTAGGTGGTACGGTTGGTGATATTGAGTCACTTCCATATCTAGAAGCACTTCGTCAAATGAAGTCAGAAGTTGGTTCTGAAAACGTTGTTTATATTCATACTTCACTAGTGCCTTACTTGAAGGCTGCTGGCGAAATGAAGACAAAACCTACACAACACAGTGTTAAAGAATTGCGTGGAATTGGTATTCAACCAAACATTTTGGTTGTTCGTACAGAAAAACCTATGCCACAAAATATGAAAGATAAAATTGCTTCATTTTGTGATGTTGATTCAGAGGCTGTTATTGAATCACGTGATGCAAGTTCGTTATATGATATTCCATTGAATTTACAAGCTCAAAGCTTCGATGATATCGTATGTCGTTACTTGCACCTAGATACTCCAGAAGCTGATATGACAGATTGGAACAAGTTAGTTGATCGTGTTCATAATTTGAAACATAAAACAAAGATCACACTTGTTGGTAAGTATACTAAGTTACAAGATGCTTATATTTCTGTTACAGAGGCACTTCGTTCTGCTGGTTATGTTTATAATACAGATATTGAATTGAAGAAGATTTCTGCAGATCTTATCACAGAGGATAATGTTGAAGAGATGCTTGGAGATGCTGATGGTATCTTGGTCCCTGGTGGATTTGGAAGCCGTGGACTTGAGGGTATGATCACAACTATTAAGTATGCTCGTGAAAATGATGTTCCATACTTTGGTATTTGTTTAGGTATGCAAATGGCAAGTATCGAATTTGCTAGAAATGTTGCCGGTATTAAAGATGCTACAACGGGTGAAGTTGATTCAGACGGAGCAAATAAAGTTATTGATATTATGGCAGATAAAAAAGACGTTGAAGATCGTGGTGGAACATTACGTTTGGGTGCATATCCATGTAAATTAAAACCAGGTTCAAAGACTGCTGCAGCTTATGACGATCAATCAGTGATCCAAGAAAGACACAGACACAGATATGAATTCAACAATGCATATCGCAAGCAATTTGAAGATTTAGGACTTGTATTTTCAGGTGTTTCACCAGACAATCATTTGGTTGAGATTATTGAACTTCCAAGTAATAAGTTCCATATTGCCGCACAATATCATCCAGAATTCTTATCAAGACCTACAAAACCAGAAGGTCTATTCAAATCATTTATTGGTGCAGCTTCAGGGTTAGATGAAGAGAATATGTAA